The following proteins come from a genomic window of Achromobacter deleyi:
- a CDS encoding FAS1-like dehydratase domain-containing protein, with protein MTSTDPAGWIGSGERQADALDPGHAARIAATLGGPAPAVGAPLPPLWQWAFFISTVAADGLGTDGHPARGGFLPPAHDRNRMWAGGRVEFRRPLRVGVPAERVSVVADVKEKAGRTGALLFVTVRHEYRQDGEVSILEEQDIVYRQPTPPKLAGTEPAPQAQWRDTIEPTSVLLFRYSAVTFNGHRIHYDHPYVTGTEGYPGLVVHGPLIATEMVAAFLRAHPDARPTYLSYRGLRPLIAPTPFQAAGRIEEPGLARLWAEQDGTLAHQAELRFTA; from the coding sequence ATGACATCGACAGACCCGGCCGGCTGGATCGGCAGCGGCGAGCGCCAGGCGGACGCGCTGGACCCCGGCCACGCGGCGCGCATCGCCGCCACGCTGGGCGGACCCGCGCCCGCCGTCGGCGCCCCCTTGCCGCCCTTGTGGCAGTGGGCGTTCTTCATCAGCACGGTCGCGGCCGACGGATTGGGGACGGATGGTCATCCGGCCCGCGGCGGCTTCCTGCCGCCGGCGCACGACCGCAACCGCATGTGGGCCGGCGGCCGCGTCGAGTTCCGCCGCCCGTTGCGGGTGGGCGTGCCGGCCGAGCGGGTCTCGGTGGTGGCCGACGTCAAGGAAAAAGCCGGCCGCACCGGCGCGCTGCTGTTCGTCACGGTTCGCCACGAGTACCGCCAGGATGGCGAGGTTTCCATCCTGGAAGAGCAGGACATCGTCTACCGCCAGCCCACCCCGCCCAAGCTCGCCGGCACCGAGCCGGCGCCGCAGGCGCAGTGGCGCGATACCATCGAGCCCACCTCGGTGCTGCTGTTCCGCTATTCGGCCGTGACCTTCAACGGCCACCGCATCCACTACGACCATCCCTACGTCACCGGCACCGAAGGCTATCCGGGCCTGGTGGTGCATGGCCCGCTGATCGCCACCGAGATGGTCGCCGCCTTCCTGCGCGCCCATCCCGACGCGCGCCCGACTTACCTGTCGTACCGCGGCCTGCGGCCGTTGATCGCGCCGACGCCGTTCCAGGCGGCGGGGCGGATCGAAGAACCCGGCCTGGCCCGGCTCTGGGCCGAGCAGGACGGCACGTTGGCCCACCAGGCCGAACTGAGGTTCACCGCATGA
- a CDS encoding LysR substrate-binding domain-containing protein: MHFDLADLRLFIHIAESPSLTQAAKRAHLSLAAVSVRIKALENQLNTRLLYRDSRGVEITPAGQRLLQHARVIMRQVDHLKHDFQEQADGDAGHIRIFANTTAVTEFMPDILAQFLAGHPGVTIDLQERLTRDIVRGVLDGTTDLGIVAGPVDAPELQTIHFSTDRLVLVVPNGHALQDQDKVKLADAVRYPFITMHEGSTLVAFLRDQLERIGQRLPQRIQLYSFDSICRMVQAGVGVGVIPDSAARRYGAEMKLRVVELDEPWVVRERKLLVRDIDALPGCARELIEQIRQPAAA, encoded by the coding sequence ATGCACTTCGATCTCGCCGACCTACGCCTGTTCATCCACATCGCCGAATCCCCCAGCCTGACGCAGGCCGCCAAGCGGGCGCACCTGTCGCTGGCCGCCGTCAGCGTGCGGATCAAGGCGCTGGAGAACCAGCTCAACACCCGCCTGTTGTACCGCGACAGCCGCGGCGTGGAAATCACCCCCGCGGGCCAGCGGCTGTTGCAGCATGCGCGGGTCATCATGCGCCAGGTCGATCACCTGAAACACGATTTCCAGGAACAGGCCGACGGCGACGCCGGCCATATCCGCATTTTCGCCAACACCACCGCGGTCACGGAATTCATGCCGGACATCCTGGCGCAGTTCCTGGCGGGCCATCCCGGCGTCACGATCGACCTGCAGGAACGCCTGACCCGCGACATCGTGCGCGGCGTGCTGGACGGCACCACCGACCTGGGCATCGTCGCCGGCCCGGTCGACGCCCCCGAATTGCAGACCATCCACTTCAGCACCGACCGGCTGGTGCTGGTGGTGCCCAACGGCCATGCGCTGCAGGACCAGGACAAGGTCAAGCTGGCCGACGCCGTGCGCTATCCGTTCATCACCATGCACGAGGGCTCGACCCTGGTGGCGTTCCTGCGCGACCAGCTCGAGCGCATCGGCCAGCGCCTGCCACAACGCATCCAGCTGTACAGCTTCGACTCGATCTGCCGCATGGTGCAGGCGGGCGTCGGCGTGGGCGTGATCCCCGACTCGGCCGCGCGCCGCTACGGCGCGGAAATGAAGCTGCGGGTGGTGGAGCTGGACGAGCCCTGGGTGGTGCGCGAGCGCAAGCTGCTGGTGCGCGACATCGACGCCCTGCCCGGCTGCGCCCGCGAGCTGATCGAGCAGATCCGGCAGCCGGCGGCCGCCTGA
- a CDS encoding sugar kinase — protein sequence MSEALFIGHTYIDVTVLADEWPTGDEKSVARDYAVSFGGNAVTAAFACGKLGTKPDLICSLAPDWLGHMYTDMAAAHGVTLHGRQVRRSSLSFIMPNHGKRAIVRARDADYLNDFPRLDVSGYRALHLDGHQPDAALHYARACRQAGVLTSLDGGGVRENTDELLRHIDVAVCAERMCEQLDLSPHGLLDLLKRRGCRIGAVTLGERGMLWYDETGAVDTLPSLDVPAARIIDTSGAGDVFHGAYVWSYVNRPELAWKEHFTFARAASAHKIQHLGNEAGLPGVDDVERAMLAFAPKA from the coding sequence ATGAGCGAAGCGCTCTTCATCGGGCATACCTATATCGACGTCACCGTGCTGGCCGACGAATGGCCCACCGGCGACGAGAAAAGCGTGGCGCGCGACTACGCCGTGTCATTCGGCGGCAACGCCGTCACCGCGGCGTTCGCGTGCGGCAAGCTGGGCACGAAGCCCGACCTGATCTGCTCGCTGGCGCCGGACTGGCTGGGCCACATGTACACCGACATGGCGGCCGCGCATGGCGTCACGCTGCATGGCCGCCAGGTGCGGCGCTCGTCGCTGTCGTTCATCATGCCCAACCATGGCAAGCGCGCCATCGTGCGCGCCCGCGACGCCGATTACCTGAATGATTTCCCGCGCCTGGACGTCAGCGGCTACCGCGCGCTGCACCTGGACGGCCACCAGCCCGACGCCGCGCTGCACTACGCGCGCGCCTGCCGCCAGGCCGGCGTCCTGACTTCGCTGGACGGCGGCGGCGTGCGCGAGAACACCGACGAACTGCTGCGCCACATCGACGTGGCGGTCTGCGCCGAACGCATGTGCGAGCAGTTGGACCTGTCGCCGCACGGCTTGCTGGACCTGCTCAAGCGGCGCGGCTGCCGCATTGGCGCGGTGACGCTGGGCGAGCGCGGCATGCTCTGGTACGACGAAACCGGCGCGGTCGACACGTTGCCGTCGCTGGACGTGCCGGCCGCGCGCATCATCGATACCTCGGGCGCGGGCGACGTGTTCCACGGCGCCTATGTCTGGTCGTATGTGAATCGGCCCGAACTGGCCTGGAAGGAACACTTCACCTTCGCGCGCGCTGCCTCGGCGCACAAGATCCAGCACCTGGGCAACGAGGCCGGCCTGCCCGGCGTGGACGACGTCGAACGCGCCATGCTGGCGTTCGCGCCCAAGGCCTGA
- a CDS encoding HpcH/HpaI aldolase/citrate lyase family protein — protein MMHSVVRTALFVPASRPERIPKALASGADAVIVDLEDAVEHLAKASAREALCDFLGTQPQARVWVRINDASTSWHDDDLKACRGKPAVAGILLPKAESLAQVRHVAQTGLPVIPILETARGILNAAEVAGTPGVARLAFGSLDYGLDLGLAPDTAGAEAVLDHARVQVLLQTRAAGLGPALDGVFPGVEDQAGLSAAAARAQQMGFGGMLCIHPAQVPVIHAAFAPDPAELAWARRVVAAHRDKAAGTFMLDGKMVDAPVITRARRVLAQAGENAAG, from the coding sequence GTGATGCATTCCGTCGTTCGTACCGCGTTGTTCGTGCCGGCCTCCCGTCCCGAACGCATCCCCAAGGCGCTGGCCAGCGGCGCCGACGCCGTCATCGTCGACCTGGAAGACGCGGTCGAGCACCTGGCCAAGGCCTCGGCCCGCGAAGCGCTCTGCGACTTCCTCGGCACGCAGCCGCAGGCGCGGGTGTGGGTGCGCATCAACGACGCCTCCACCTCGTGGCACGATGACGACCTCAAGGCCTGCCGCGGCAAGCCCGCGGTGGCCGGCATCCTGCTGCCCAAGGCCGAGAGCCTGGCGCAGGTGCGCCACGTGGCGCAGACCGGGCTGCCGGTCATTCCCATCCTGGAAACCGCGCGCGGCATCCTCAACGCCGCCGAGGTCGCGGGCACGCCCGGGGTGGCGCGGCTGGCGTTCGGCAGCCTCGACTACGGCCTGGACCTGGGCCTGGCGCCGGACACCGCCGGCGCCGAGGCCGTGCTGGACCACGCGCGCGTGCAGGTGTTGCTGCAGACCCGCGCCGCCGGCCTGGGGCCGGCGCTGGACGGGGTCTTTCCGGGCGTCGAGGACCAGGCCGGGCTGTCCGCCGCCGCGGCGCGCGCGCAGCAGATGGGATTCGGCGGCATGCTGTGCATCCACCCCGCGCAGGTGCCGGTGATCCACGCCGCCTTCGCGCCCGATCCGGCCGAGCTGGCCTGGGCCCGCCGCGTGGTCGCGGCCCACCGCGACAAGGCCGCCGGCACCTTCATGCTGGACGGCAAGATGGTGGACGCGCCCGTCATCACCCGCGCCCGCCGGGTGCTGGCGCAGGCCGGGGAAAACGCCGCCGGCTGA
- the paaG gene encoding 2-(1,2-epoxy-1,2-dihydrophenyl)acetyl-CoA isomerase PaaG produces MSDDRYTEITFTMEQGVGVITLNRPERLNSFTAVMHAELARALDTLEAHAGLRGVILTGAGRGFCAGQDLGERKPAEDGSRRDLSENLEKLYKPLIMRLRALPAPVVCVMNGVAAGAGASLVLACDVVFAVESARFIQAFSKIGLLPDAGGTWFLPRLVGSARAMGAALFGEAVSARQAEAWGLIWRVVPDADLAATLADARATLAAGPTRAYAATKAALHASSGNTLARQFDLECALQRELGYTDDYLEGMRAFAQKRAPAFSGR; encoded by the coding sequence ATGAGCGACGACCGCTACACCGAGATCACCTTCACGATGGAGCAGGGCGTAGGCGTCATCACGCTCAACCGCCCCGAGCGCCTGAACAGCTTCACCGCGGTCATGCACGCCGAGCTGGCGCGGGCGCTGGACACGCTGGAGGCGCACGCCGGATTGCGCGGCGTGATCCTGACCGGCGCCGGCCGCGGCTTCTGCGCCGGCCAGGACCTGGGCGAGCGCAAGCCGGCCGAGGACGGCTCGCGCCGCGACCTGAGCGAGAACCTGGAAAAACTGTACAAGCCGCTCATCATGCGGCTGCGCGCGCTGCCGGCGCCGGTGGTGTGCGTGATGAACGGCGTGGCGGCCGGCGCCGGCGCCAGCCTGGTGCTGGCGTGCGACGTGGTGTTCGCGGTGGAGTCGGCGCGCTTCATCCAGGCCTTCAGCAAGATCGGCCTGCTGCCGGACGCCGGCGGCACCTGGTTCCTGCCGCGCCTGGTGGGCTCGGCGCGGGCCATGGGCGCGGCCCTGTTCGGCGAAGCGGTGAGCGCGCGCCAGGCCGAGGCCTGGGGCCTGATCTGGCGCGTGGTGCCGGACGCTGACCTGGCGGCGACCCTGGCCGACGCGCGCGCCACGCTGGCGGCGGGACCGACCCGCGCCTACGCCGCCACCAAGGCCGCCCTGCATGCCTCCAGCGGCAACACGCTGGCGCGGCAGTTCGACCTGGAATGCGCCTTGCAGCGCGAGCTGGGCTACACCGACGATTACCTGGAAGGCATGCGCGCCTTCGCGCAGAAGCGCGCGCCGGCGTTCAGCGGGCGCTAG
- a CDS encoding CaiB/BaiF CoA transferase family protein — translation MSTPAPRPLDGITVVSLEHAIAAPFCTRQLADMGARVIKIERPGAGDFARGYDERVRGLSSHFVWTNRSKESLTLDLKRDEAADIMERLLQQADVLVQNLAPGAAARLGLSFEALHARFPRLIVCDISGYGEGGPYQDKKAYDLLIQSESGFLSVTGTADDPVKAGCSIADISAGMYAYSAILNALLLRQKTGLGSRLDVSMLESMVEWMGFPMYYAFEGAKPPVRAGAAHASIYPYGPFPTGDGNTIMLGLQNEREWRVFCAQVLRQAELAEDPRFASNSLRTANREALRALIVAAFADLSVQQVTDRLEDAQIANARVNDMAGVWAHPQLRARDRWSQVDSPAGALPALLPPASSNAFAPRMAAVPAVGQNTDAVLASLGYAPEQVARFHASEVV, via the coding sequence ATGAGCACGCCAGCCCCCCGCCCGCTGGACGGCATCACCGTCGTCAGCCTCGAACACGCCATCGCCGCTCCGTTCTGCACCCGCCAGCTGGCGGACATGGGCGCGCGCGTCATCAAGATCGAACGCCCCGGCGCGGGCGACTTCGCCCGTGGCTACGACGAGCGCGTGCGCGGCCTGTCGTCGCACTTCGTCTGGACCAACCGCTCCAAGGAAAGCCTGACGCTGGACCTCAAGCGCGACGAGGCCGCCGACATCATGGAACGCCTGCTGCAACAGGCCGACGTGCTGGTGCAGAACCTGGCGCCCGGCGCCGCGGCGCGCCTGGGCCTGTCGTTCGAGGCGCTGCACGCCCGCTTCCCGCGCCTGATCGTCTGCGACATCTCCGGCTACGGCGAAGGCGGCCCCTACCAGGACAAGAAGGCCTACGACCTGCTGATCCAGAGCGAAAGCGGCTTCCTGTCGGTCACCGGCACCGCCGACGACCCGGTCAAGGCGGGGTGTTCCATCGCCGACATCTCGGCCGGCATGTACGCCTATTCCGCCATCCTCAACGCGCTGCTGCTGCGCCAGAAGACCGGCCTGGGCAGCCGCCTGGACGTCTCCATGCTCGAAAGCATGGTCGAGTGGATGGGCTTCCCGATGTACTACGCGTTCGAGGGCGCCAAGCCGCCGGTGCGCGCCGGCGCGGCCCACGCCTCGATCTACCCGTACGGCCCGTTCCCCACCGGCGACGGCAACACCATCATGCTGGGCCTGCAGAACGAACGTGAATGGCGCGTGTTCTGCGCCCAGGTGCTGCGCCAGGCCGAACTGGCCGAGGACCCGCGCTTTGCCAGCAACTCGCTGCGCACCGCCAACCGCGAGGCCCTGCGCGCGCTGATCGTGGCGGCCTTCGCCGATCTCAGTGTGCAGCAGGTCACCGACCGGCTGGAAGACGCGCAGATCGCCAATGCCCGGGTCAACGACATGGCCGGCGTCTGGGCCCACCCGCAATTGCGGGCGCGCGACCGCTGGAGCCAGGTCGACAGCCCGGCCGGCGCGCTGCCGGCGCTGCTGCCGCCGGCCAGCAGCAACGCCTTCGCGCCGCGCATGGCGGCGGTGCCCGCCGTGGGCCAGAACACGGATGCGGTGCTAGCATCACTGGGATACGCGCCCGAACAGGTGGCGCGATTCCATGCTTCGGAGGTGGTGTGA